ATGGGAAAATGGTAGGGTTTGATATTGAACTTATGGAAAAAATAGGAGAAGAATTAGGTTATGAAATAAGTTGGATTAACATGTCTTTTGACGGATTGCTGCCAGCACTTCAATTGGGAAAAGTAGATGCTGTAATTGCTGGACTTACTCAAACTCCAGAAAGACAAAAAGCAGTAGATTTTTCTATTCCTTATATGTTTATTTTTTCTTCTAAGCATATTATCATAATAAATGAAAAAAGTGATATAAAAACTAAAGAGGAATTAAAAGGTAAAAGTATTGGAATACAATTAGGAGCTATACAAGAACAATTTGTTAATGAGTTAGAAGGAAAAACAAAAGTATATGATTCATGGACAGGAGCATTGATGGATCTTAAAGCTGGAAAGATAGATTCAGTTATAATAGATGAATTAACATCAAAGGCTTATTTAAAAAATTTGACAGGAATTAAACAAATAGATACTTTAGTTGATGAACAGCCTGCTGCTTCTATTGCATTTAGAAAAAATGAAAAAGAACTAGTAGAAAAAGTAAATAAAAAAATAATTGAGTTAAGAGATAATGGAGAATATTTAAAAATATTGGAAAAATATTTTCCAGCAAATGTTGAAGAATTTAAAAATGCTTATGAGAAAAAATAAATAAAAATAAAAAGTCCATACTGAGCAATTAAACTCAGTATGGACTTTTTTGTTATTTAGCCAATTTTACAGCATTTTTTATAGCTGTGCCTATACCTCTTGCAGAACTAGTAGCTCCTGCAACAGAATCAATTTTATCAGTATTTTGAGTATAAATAACATCAGCAGATATTTTTTCAATAGCAGAATTAAATATTATTTCAGTATCCTTATATTCAATAGCTTTAATTTTAATAATTTTAGTATCTTCAACAGTAACTTCTATTTTTATATTTCCTTTGTATCCCTTTCCTTCTCCTGAATATTTTCCATCTTTATATTTAATATTTTTTATAGTTCTACTATCTTTGAAAGAAGTAATATTATTAATAATAGTTTTATCCATAGGATTAGTTATTGATTTAGCAGCAGATATACCAGCTCTTCTGCCAAAAACGAATGCTTGTAAAAGTCCATTGCCAGACATATAGTTAGGTCCACCAGCACCAGAAAAACCTTCAGTTACACCACCAGCAGCATAAAGATTTGGAATTTTATCTCCATTTTCTTTTTTTACTTCTCCATCAAGAGTTATGACAAGTCCACCTTGTGTATGTCTTAAATCTCCAGTTATTTCAATAGCATAATAAGGACCATGGAAATTTTTTGGAAGTTTAGTTCTGTTGAAGACATCTTCTCCTTTTTCTATTCCTTTGTTATACGTTTTAATAGTTTTTTCAAGTTCTTTTTCATCCACTTTCATAGTCTTAGCAATTTCAGCTATATTTTTACCTTCAAGAACTATTCCAGCAGAAGTGTAATTTTTAAAGTTACTAGTTTTTTCAGCATTTTCTTTATTAAACAGTATGTATGCAGCAGCATCTTTTTGATTTACAACATGAGGAGTAAGCTCAGAATATCCCATTATCTCATTAGTAAATCTTTTTCCATCTTTATTGATAAGAATACCACCTCTGGAAAGAATAGAAAGATCCATGCTGTTCTTAGTTTGAAGATTAAAAACTGCATGTCCTTGATAGGCATGCATATTTTTTAATTCTGCTCCTAGTTTCTCGCCCCATATAATTCCTTCTCCAGTTGCACCAGGAGCTGTTAAAGGATATGCATTAACTATTTCAGGAATATATTTTTTCAGCATTTCTTCATTAGAAGCAAACCCACTAGTTGCTAATATTACTTTAGAAGCATATATTTCAATTTCTTCTCCATTAGATTTTTTAGCCCTGATACCATTGATATTTTCTTTATCTGCTATTAACCCAGTTCCAGCAGTGAAATTAAGAACAGTAATCTTTGGATTTTTTTTCACTGCTTCTATAATTTTAGCAGTCATCCCAG
Above is a window of Fusobacterium sp. DNA encoding:
- a CDS encoding transporter substrate-binding domain-containing protein — protein: MKKIILVLTLLLSALSFSAEKLYVGTNAEFKPYEYLEDGKMVGFDIELMEKIGEELGYEISWINMSFDGLLPALQLGKVDAVIAGLTQTPERQKAVDFSIPYMFIFSSKHIIIINEKSDIKTKEELKGKSIGIQLGAIQEQFVNELEGKTKVYDSWTGALMDLKAGKIDSVIIDELTSKAYLKNLTGIKQIDTLVDEQPAASIAFRKNEKELVEKVNKKIIELRDNGEYLKILEKYFPANVEEFKNAYEKK
- a CDS encoding flavocytochrome c → MKKIFSIIITSLLSISLYAVNTEYKTDIVIVGSGGAGMTAALFAAENGANVVLLEKTGYLGGATLMSAGIIPATGTEQQKDAKIDDSIENFKLDIFRAANYSQNKDMVETVATEAKLTIEWLESLGVKFNLITNALYYGQSNYRMHIAEGSGAGMTAKIIEAVKKNPKITVLNFTAGTGLIADKENINGIRAKKSNGEEIEIYASKVILATSGFASNEEMLKKYIPEIVNAYPLTAPGATGEGIIWGEKLGAELKNMHAYQGHAVFNLQTKNSMDLSILSRGGILINKDGKRFTNEIMGYSELTPHVVNQKDAAAYILFNKENAEKTSNFKNYTSAGIVLEGKNIAEIAKTMKVDEKELEKTIKTYNKGIEKGEDVFNRTKLPKNFHGPYYAIEITGDLRHTQGGLVITLDGEVKKENGDKIPNLYAAGGVTEGFSGAGGPNYMSGNGLLQAFVFGRRAGISAAKSITNPMDKTIINNITSFKDSRTIKNIKYKDGKYSGEGKGYKGNIKIEVTVEDTKIIKIKAIEYKDTEIIFNSAIEKISADVIYTQNTDKIDSVAGATSSARGIGTAIKNAVKLAK